A section of the Cololabis saira isolate AMF1-May2022 chromosome 16, fColSai1.1, whole genome shotgun sequence genome encodes:
- the LOC133462867 gene encoding galectin-8-like → MSQTDTKSSMSVANAKHTVRNPVVPYTGAIPGGLHPGEIIIIQGTVPTDADRFRVELSSGCSTKPRSDVALHFSPRFKGSPCVVCNSLLQENWGKEETLHQLPYKRGAPFETIILVHEDVFKVAVNGAHLLEYKHRIPLNRVDTFSISGKVRVHAIGYIPNSAIYSESGDLSLPYKGSILKGLSPGQHITIRGQVSLYPHSFTVNLCNSKTQNIALHLNPRMKSSIFTRNSYLSESWGQEERELPFFPFSPGEYFEILLLCQPHQFKLAVNGSHLFEFRHRVQDLSSINQLEIMGDLELIDVKLW, encoded by the exons ATGTCGCAGACTGACACAAAGAGCTCGATGTCCGTGGCGAATGCCAAACACACTGTGCGGAATCCG GTGGTCCCATACACTGGAGCCATACCTGGAGGCCTGCACCCAGGggagatcatcatcatccaggGCACAGTGCCCACAGATGCAGacag ATTTCGTGTGGAACTGTCAAGTGGCTGCAGCACCAAACCGCGCTCTGACGTCGCCCTCCATTTCAGCCCTCGGTTCAAAGGCTCACCTTGTGTGGTGTGTAACTCCCTGCTGCAGGAGAACTGGGGCAAAGAGGAAACGCTCCACCAGCTGCCGTACAAACGCGGGGCTCCGTTCGAGACCATCATTCTGGTGCATGAAGATGTGTTCAAG GTGGCAGTAAACGGTGCTCACCTGCTGGAGTACAAACACAGAATCCCTCTGAACAGGGTTGACACATTTTCTATTTCTGGGAAAGTCAGGGTCCATGCTATTGGCTACATCCCAAACTCG GCAATATATTCAGAATCAGGTGACTTG AGTCTCCCTTACAAAGGAAGTATACTTAAAGGATTGAGCCCAGGACAGCACATCACAATTAGAGGACAGGTCAGCCTGTATCCTCACAG TTTTACAGTAAATCTCTGCAACAGCAAGACACAGAACATCGCTCTCCATCTGAACCCTCGTATGAAGTCCAGCATTTTCACAAGGAACTCGTACCTGAGTGAATCGTGGGGTCAGGAAGAGCGGGAActgcctttctttcctttctcaccAGGGGAATACTTTGAG ATTCTGCTCCTCTGTCAGCCCCATCAGTTCAAGCTGGCAGTGAATGGCTCACActtgtttgagttcaggcaccGGGTGCAGGACCTGAGTAGCATCAACCAGCTGGAGATCATGGGAGACCTGGAGCTCATCGATGTGAAACTCTGGTGA